The Panicum virgatum strain AP13 chromosome 3N, P.virgatum_v5, whole genome shotgun sequence genome includes the window tgtgtagagttggatgcaaacttagaatggttaatccaactggaagatggctaaataaaatctgaaaaaataaggatcaacattagtggcgtttttggcaaaacaaacccaccgaccaaaaagtcttgcatgtctagttatcggactatgttatatccggtgacgggtcagccttgctgagtattagtatactcagccttgcttgtggcacttttttataggtactaacttcgaggatctgtttgcgagtcttacttggccgtgtaccttgcctccgggttggtctgttgagtgggatggcccttcagctggtgctgaccaccctcccgctgagtgacgcttcgtacgggctttatccatgcgtcacgttatttcgctagttatcttttaaatgcttccgctgaacaatgagacttgaataatttgagtagatggaactctgtggTACTTTGTTATTCTGAACCGGTTTGTAATTAaattcctttccgctgcaatcactctgagatgtatgaaatgttctgtgttgtaatctctgggctcaccttcgtgtgagtgttgtctactgatcctggaatagcgtggcttttatcgaggcttcactcgaggaactaccggtgagtgccaatttgggtcagagttgcttagcaacaaagatcagtgcacccaggcccagtagttttgggtggttctgccacagctggcatcagagctcgcagacagcctaccagagatggcagccTCGTTTTTtcgaaacaacaaattaaaacttgacttcaaaactactaaagtttgtgaaagagtttaggatctccaaggacaagtctagaacgtaaagccctagaggatcttatgggtataatcaagtggcttatattgtatggctaacttccagcactttacttttcagtatttaaattctgcaactacatcgtcgccacggaggtatgcttactcagtcagctgaggaaGTCTGACCTTCCcttcggtgatgcgagccgaatgctggagctcaagcagtggcctacttgagctgctgcccatataccaacttcggttgattatatggggagtaatggttcgaaaattggaattcaattccccgtcaaagacggtactcagttaatacgttgtttcgatgacgtatgtttaacgttgtccatacggcggtaattgtatggatgtcggttctatagtgatcggtaatgtatgggaacgctttctcgagtgctggcacggaaggttcaattTATATTGTCAATTTTCTACAGGTACGCTAATTCGAAATCGAAttctaggctatctagctatatcgagtagctacatagtgagagacgtaatatgtatgccaccaaagtcatttgcgtaagaccaaggttacttggcaattctttttcttggtgaggacggataggttctgcattcatcctcaaaatAGTTAACAAAGAAATCTTTGGAAGAAATCCCAATCCAAATCGGCTAAAAACCTATCATAAGGAGCATCTAGATAGTCTGCAAATTCAGAGAAATTGGTTTACACGAATTTTAATCCTCTGTTAAATTattcaaatcgacttggggtagtaataCAAAACGATGTTCCCTAAGTTATCAaacttttgaaaatttttgagaatttttgaagccttctagcttggtatttgtgattttagatcaaccctgtgtaaaactgttaactctgaacagtctgtacaactgaaatttttcgacctccATAAGTTGAAGAAAGGCGAAGGTGCAAAGAGAAGGAGGGGAAGGTGGAGCTCTAACTGCATTCGTCGTCGTGGTTGATTCTTCTCTAATGGCCGGCGACAAGCGTCCCCGCGACGAGGAGTCCAGCGCCGAGCCGCGTGGCTTGCCACGGGCACACCGCGAGTTCTTCCGGGGGAGGTATCTTTTGGCATTGTCCTCATTCTTCCGTCCCTGCATTTGGTTCTGTTGTGTTCATGGTGATACCTGCGCGGTGGTAGGGTGCCGTCGTCGGGTCCCGGAGCGTGGATCCCCGGGCAAGGTGGCGTGGGGCCGTCGGGTGGTCCTGGCGCCTCTGAGTCCTCTTCGTCCGGCGAGCCTCCAGCGTGGGGTGGCGCTGGAGCgtctgctgctgccggcggcggctcggcctcGTCATCCgttgcgccgccaccgccggtcgcGGCCGCTGGGGCGCCAGGCTTGCCCGCGCCAGGCTCGCCTGCTGTGTCTGCCGCCTCCTCAGGGTCCAACTCCGGGGGAGTCAACCCGGACATAGTGGCTCTACAGCGGGAGTGCGACCTGGCGCGCGGTCGCTACTCGGCCGCCTCGATTGAGATCGAGCACCTGCGGGACAGCCTGCAGGCGGTCGAGGTGGCCTGGGGTGCCGCCAAGGGAGAGGTGCGCGCGGCGAGGGATGTCGCGGCGGACGCGTAGGCCGGTGCCTTTGGTGAGTTCTATTCTTGATCGTGTCTTCCTTCCCCTGTTTTCCTTGCATCTCATGCTTTTTACCTAtagtgctggaggaggagtAAGAGGCCGTCCGCCATGAGGTGACGGACCTACAGTGCCACCTCGGTGAGGtggaggaccagcgcgtggCCCTGGAGGACAGCGCGCTCGCCGTCTTCTGTGTGGTGGAGCCGCGGGCGCCCATGCGGGTGGACCAGCTTCATGCCCTCCCCGAGATCAAACGATCGTCGGTGAGGTTGGGGATCTGCCGTGGCGCCGCTGCTGCACTGGCCTTCGTCCGTCTGCGCACCGGGGTGCATCTCGGGGGAATCGACCTCGGCTTCCCGGAGACCTCGAGCGCGGTGTCTCGTCGGCAGGCCATGCTGCACTTCGCCGGGTTCGGACGGGTCATTGCGGCGGAGATGGACGTCGATGACCTCCTGCGACGCAGCACGGACCCAGATCTGGAAGGGCCGTAGGGTCTCGGCTGGGCGGCGACGGAGCACGATGCCGGTCCGGTAGccgctttttatttttttgatttatgAAATGTGTGTGAATGATGTGCCCCAAGCCATTCGTGCGGCTTGGGAGAACATCTAGGGCGTCCACCGTGTGTGTGGCATCCCTAACTATGTTTTAAATTTGTGTTTGTCTTTCATTTTTGCTCCATTTTCCGTCTCGCCTGAGTTCGTTTTTCGAAAGCGTTCTTGCTCTTGCTTTGCGATTTGATTGCGAGAATTTCTGTGTGTTGTGTGATGAGGGAAAAAGATGCGTGCGCGCTGCACGGTTTGTCCCAGTGAGGCCCCCGAGCACCTTGGTCTGAAAGTGTTCAGGGCAAGGGGCTGTAGAGGCATGAAACAACAGAAAGTAACGGCAagtaggatggtcgaagaccatggTCTGGCCCCCGAGCGCTCCGAGCCAACTGTGTATGGGTCGGGGTGCTGGATACCAGAGAGTTTGTGTGTGTGCTCTGAGCATGTAAAAAAGAAAATCAGATGTCTGGCCCCCGAGTGATTCCGGGCAGGCAGTGGCCGGGTTGGGGCGCCGAGTTAATGTACTGTGTTGTGCGGGGAGAAAAAATCGACAGGTGTCGGGCCCCCGAGTGCTCCGAGCCGGAAGTGGCCGGGTCGGGGCACTTGGACTGAGCCGCTAGTGCGAGTCACGGGAAGAAGCAACGTAACTGTTCAATATTCCAAGAGTTGGTCAGAATGTTACCATCGGAGTCTTTTAGCTTGTAGTTGCCTGGACATAGCACCTCTGCGATGCTCtagggtccttcccatggtggcGAGAGCTTGTTCTTATCGTTCGTCGACATGACCCGTCGTAGCACCAAATCTCCGACCTGCAGCGTCCTCTCCCGTATGCGCCTCTCGTGGTACCTGTGTAAAGTTTGTTGGTAGCGAGCCGATCGTGGAGCGTAGCTAACCTTGCTTCTTCCAAAATCTCCATGGCGTCCCTCTGGGCTTCAGCTGCTGTTGCTGGGTCAAAGGCTTTGACTCTTGGCGTGCCGTAGTCCAGGTCGGAAGGCAGCACAGCTTCGGAGCCGTACGTTAGGAAGAAAGGCATCAACCCCATGGATCGGTTAGGTGTGGTTCACAAGCTCCAGAGCACTGCCGGCAGCTCCTCCACCCAATGACCCGCGAACTTTTTGAGCATGTCAAAAATGCACGGTTTGAGCCCTTGGAGGATTAGGCCGTTAGCTCTTCCTATTTGCCCGTTCGTGCGCGGGTGTCCGACCGATGCTCAGTCGATCCGGATCTCGTATCCTTCTGCGAACTCTTGGAAGTAGTGACCTGTAAAATTGGTCCCATTATCGGTGATGATGGAGTTGGGCACCCCAAATCTGTAGACGATGTCCAGGATGAACTTgacggcctccttggagtcgaTCGTGGTTATCGGttttgcctctatccattttgtgaacttgtcgattgcgACAAGTAAGTGGGTGAACCCTTCTGGTGCCTTCTTGAGTGGCCCGACCATGTCAAGGCCTTATACGGCAAACGGCCATGTTGTGGGAATGGTTTGAAGGGCTTGGGCTGGCAAGTGGGTTTGTTTGGCGTAGAACTGGCATCCTTTGCATGCACGGACGATGTCTTCCGCGTTGTGCAGGGTTGTTGGCCAGTAAAATCCCTGTCGAAAAGCCTTTCCGACCAATGAGCGTGGCGCAGCGTGGTGTCCGTAGATCTCGGCGTGTATCTCGAAAAGGAGCTCCTTGCCCTGGGCAATGGGGATGCACTTCATGAGAATGCCAGTCTTTGAGGGGCTATGCTTGTAGAGCTCGCCGTCGATTACAGCGAAGGTTTTGGCTCGTCGGGCTAtccagcaggctgcattgcGATCCTCGAGGAGGACTTCGTGGAGGAGGTAGGCCAATAGGTCAGTTCTCCAAACTGTGTTGTCTGCCTGGCCTTGGTCGGATTGTCCCGTGGCGAGACAAGTTGGGCTCCCGGGTGCCTGGTCGGGGGCTGGGTCGGAGGGAGCGTGCTCTGTTTTTATGCACATGCTCTGCTTCCTCTGTTTTTGCCTTGTTTGCAGACGGCTGCCTTTCACGCGCCACGGCATGTTCAGGTCATTGACAAAAACACCGTTAGGTGCCGGCTTGCGCTCGGCGGCCATTTTTGCGAGAGCATCCGCGTCAGGGTTTAGCTTCCGTgggatgtggtggagctccagACCCCGGAATCTCCCCTCCATCTTGCGAACTTCCTGGCAATACGCCTCCATGAGAGGGCTCTCGTAGTTGGAGTTCTTCATGACTTGGTCGATTACCAACTTGGAGTCGCCATAGACGTACAGACGGGTTGCCCCGATGTCGATGGCTATGCGGAGGCCGCTGATGAGCGCCTCACACTCTACAATGTTGTTGAATGCAGGGAAATGGAGGCGAACCGCGTACTGGAACTTGCCTCCTTCTGGGGAGACTAAGACGACCCCGGCCCCCGCGCCGGGTCCCatgaccgacccgtcgaagtagagGGTCCAGTACTCGTGAGAGATTTCTGGGATTTTATCGCCgtgcgtggcacgaacttgatgTCATAGCCCATAAGCTCGACTACCCATTTAGAAATCCGTCCCACGGCGTCGCGGTTATGGACAACTTCTCCGAGTGGGAACGAGGTGACAACCAACACCTCGTGCTCGGTGAAGTAGTATTGCAGCTTCTTGGCCGCCATGATGATTGCATATAGAAGTTTCTGTGTCTGAGGGTACCGTGACTTGGTGTCGGTCAGTACTTCACTGACGAAGTAAACGGGCCGTTGGACCTTAAGGGCATGTCCCCGTTCTTCCCTTTCGACCACCAGCGCGGCGCTGACCACGTGGTTAGTGGCTGCCAAGTAAAGCAAAAGGGGTTCGCAGGGATCCGGCGCTACGAGCACCGGTGGAAAGGACAAGAGAGCCTTGAGGCGGTCGAGGGCCACCTGCGCCTCCTCCGTCCAAACAAAGGTGTCGGATTTCTTGAGGAGTTTGTATAGGGGCAGGCCTCGCTCTCCTAGTCGAGCGATGAATCGGCTGAGCGCCGCTAGACACCCGGTCAACCTCTGGACGCCCTTGACGCCACGGATGGGTCCCATGTTGGTCATGGCCACGATTTTGTCGCGATTGGCTTCGATGCCACGCTCGGACACCATGTATCCGAGTAATTTGCCCTTAGGTACACCGAATGTGCATTTCTCGGGATTCAACTTGATGTTGAATCTCTTGAGATTTGCGAATGTGGCGTTCAGGGTGGCGACCAGGTCGTCTGCACGTGGTGTTTTGACGATGATGTCGTCAACGTAGACCGCGACCGTCGCCCGAGGCGGGTTCGACCGGTCGGGGTCGATCGGTGGGTTGATCTGGTCGGAAAAGCAGGCTTGCATGCATCGCTAGTTTGTTGCCCCTGCATTCTTGAGACCGAACGGCATCGATACATAGCAGTAAGAGCTGAACGGCGTGATGAAGgatgtcgcgagctggtcggaatCCTTCATCGCTATCTGGTGATAGCCCGAGTAAGCGTCTTGAAAGGATAAGATCTCGCACCCAGAGGTAGGGTCGATTATCTGATGTATTCTAGGCAAAGGAAAATGATCTGTGGGGCAAGCCTTGTTcaggctggtgtagtcaacacacatcctccagtgaccagttttcttttttaaaaggaCTTGATTACATAGTTAGTCGGAGTGGTAGACTTCTTTGATGAAGCCGGCAGCTAACAGCTTAGCTATCTCCTCTCCTATGGCCCTGCACCTCTCATCATCGAAACGGCACAGTCGTTGCTGGACGGGCTTGGATCCCGGCAAAATGCGGAGCTCGTGCTCGGCGAGCTCCCTAGGGATGCCCGGCATGTCGTACGGCTTCCAGGCAAAAGTGTCCTTGTTGGCGtggaggaagtcgacgagcgcGTGTTCCTATTTGGTCTACAGCTGGGAGCCAATCCGCACCGTCTTGGTTGGGTCGGCATCGTCGACCACGACCGTCTTGGTTTCATCGGTTGAGACGAAGGCGGGTGCCTGGCTAGGCTTGCTAGGGTCGGGGCAGCActcggcggtggtggtgcgAAGCTGGCCAAGTTTGGCCGAGTTCGCCGTGGTGATGGCGAGATCGTAGTACTCGCGGCTGCTGACGTTGGCTTGCTCGAAGGAGCAGCTCATGGTGATGACCCCATTCTGgcctggcatcttgagcttgaggtaggtatagttgggcaccgccatgaacttggcgtaggcggGGCGCCCAAGGAGAGCATGGTATATCCCCTTCCAGTCCACCACCTCGAACGTGAGGGTCTCGGTGCGGAAGTTGGTCTTGCTACCGAAAGTGACCGGCAAGTCGATGTTGCCGACCGGGTAGGTCTTCATGCCCAGCAAGATGCCGTAGAAGGGGAAGGGGGAATCCCGCAAGCAGCCTCGTGGAATCCCCATGGCTTCCAAGGTATCCAAGTagaggatgttgaggctgctgcccctGCCCATCAGCACCTTGGACAGACGCATGTTGCTGATGACGGGGTTGACTACGAGGGGATAGCTCCCAGGTTGAGGGATGCTTGCCGGATGATCGTCCTGATCGAAAATAATGGGCGTGGACGCCCACTTTAACTTTCTAGGAATGGAAATTGCGGCAGCACATACCTCGCGGAGTCGAACTTTCTGCAGTCGCCTGGAGCACTCGTCCTCTAGGCCGCCGATGATCACCAGGCACCGATCCAAGTCCGGGAACTCTCCTTCCGTCAGCTTCCCTTTGTCCTGGGCGTGTCGGGCCGCTTCTCGCGGTTGTCGCTGTCGGTCTTGGCTGTCCGTCGGAGGAGGTGCTTCATCATGTCACAATCTCTGAACTTGTGGTTCACCGGATAGCCATGGTTGGTGCACGGCTTGTCCAGGAGTTGGTTGAAGTGGTCGTTTCTCGAAGGACGTTTGTCCTGGCGCTCGGTGGCCGCGACCTCGCCAGCGGCGGGAGGTTGGcggttcttcttgttcttcctgtccTCGCGGCTCGAGGAAGGTATGTCGCGGTCGCGCCGCTTCTCTTTCGCCACGTGCTAGTCGCGCTCGAAGACAGCTTCGACCGCCTCCTCGCCCgaggcgtagttggtggcgatCTCCAGGAGTTCGTGCGTGGTACGTGGCTTCTGGTATCCCAGTTTGTGGACCAGGGTCTTGCAGTGCGTCCCGCTGAGAAACACACCGATGACGTCGGCGTCGACGACGCTTGGCAGTGAGTTGCACTGCTTAGAGAAGCATCGGATgaagtcgcgcagggactcgccGGGCTCCTGCTTGCAGTTCTTGAGGTCCCAAGAATTGCCAGCGCTCATGTACGTGCCCTAAAAGTTGCCGATGAAGACCTTACGGAGGTCTGCtcagcagccgatggagtcggcgGACAGGAAGTCCAACTAGGTGCGGATGTTCTCTCCCAGGCATATGGGGAGGTACTGGATGATGAAGCGGTCGTCGCTCACTCCTCCGGCAAGGCATGCAAGCCGGTAGTCCTCCAGCCACACGCCGGGGTTTGTATCCCCAGTATACTTCATGACGTTCGTAGGTGGTCGGAAGCGTTGAGGGAAAGGCACTCGCCGGATCGCCCTGGAGAAGGCGTTTGGTCCGGTGGGGTCCGGGCTCGGACTCCGGTCGCGACCCATGTCGGGGTCACATGGACGTCCTCCACGACGGAGCGGCGAGCGCTCCGGGTTGGGGGCATATGCCCGCGCGTCCTCTGCCCGAGCGGCGGTGCGGTCGACGTCGGCAAGGTGCCTCGCCTGCTGCCGGCCTCAGATTACGCTGCGCGCGTCGTAGTTAGGACCGACACGGTCGTGAATTGGTGGTCTTGGCGGGAGAGGAGCggatgccgccgccggggtTGGCGCGCCGCCCATGTCGGGCTGCCGCGGAGGTGGGGTGCACTGTACATCAAATGGCTCCCGCTCACCGTGGCTTGCGCCGCCAACCGGACATGAGGCAGCGGCCTGTCGGCGGTGGAGCGATGAGCTCTCCGCCTGCTGGACGGTGGCGAGTTCCACCAAGTTTCTCACCTGGCGGTGAAGGTCCCTCTGGGCGGGATCCTACGGCTCTGGCAGCGTCTGCAGGAGGATCGCGGCCGCTGCAATGTTCTGGCCCGCGCGGAACTCTTGCAGGAGTTACATGCGTGCgtcattgatgatgtcgtggttgaCTGCACGTGCACGTCAACACGTGGAACTCGTGGGGTTCATTCCTTTGGACCCGGAGGGGGCCCGCGGAGGCTGTCCCGCTGGCGGAGGCGCCTGCTCGCGATGGCGAAGGTCGTCGCCATGGGTCAGCACGTTGGAGAGCGCATGCTCGCGGTGGTCCGCTAGGGTGTGCGTCTGCTCAGACGGCACCACCTCCGGCGGCGGGTCGCCATCCGCCATGGCGCacatgcgcggcggcgcggatgtcCCTTCCAGGCGGTTGTCCCCTGTACTGGAGGAATCGCTCAGGGGATCCTCGAAGCACAAGAGGTCGTGGACGAAGTCAGGGTAGCTCTCCGTCATACCCACGAATTGCAACGCGGGCTTCAACCCTCGGACGGCCTTGCGTGTTTCCCGAGCGTAGACACTCGCGGCGTTGTGTAGGCCGAACGGGAGTCGCTCTGAGAACGAGCGGGGTGTCGGGAGCGGAGGGTCGCCCGCGAGTTGCCGAGAGACGTTGGCCAGAGAGAAGAGGACCAAGTTGACGTCCTCGACGGTGGGATTGGAGGCCATCATGAGCACGATGCGGCGGAGCACCGCACGGCTGGCTGTGATGGCTTGCGCTTCTTGATGCGCCAGCGAACTGATCCCCGGCGCCTCAAGTTGCGAGGCTTCGGAGGAGGAGTGGGCTCCTCAGTGTCCGCCGGAGCGGCTTCCTCCTCGTGGAGGTGCAGGGCACTGAGCTGGTCGGTGATGGACTCCAGACTTCCGAACTGGAAGGTCTGGGAAGGCGGAAATGGTGGTGGCGCCCACAATCCATCACGGGGGATTGCGGGGAACTCCAACGAGCTGGCCGCCAGAGCGGCGAATGGAGTGATCGAAACTGTCTGATCACCGAAGCAGTGAACACACAAAACGGTCCCCACGGACGACGCCAAAACTGTCGCTtcgggaaatgggcgactacaaaactactcgattgcttgtttgttgtgcgcttgatcggatatggtctagcacacaaagactcgaggaattagactggttcgggcctgaaatgccctacgtccagtatgggggtggtgttcttgctctattgctctcgagcccgggtgctcaaagttcagaggggagcttacaagctggtctAGCAGTGTCGAACCCGTgagagtccaaccctttcctacgtggggggccttcccttttatagtccaaggtggggcccctaTTTACAGATATCTAGTGTTGTGTCTTGGCACCGTCGGGGTGCAATTCGTCCTCGTtagtcgtcggggcccactcgatcAGTCGGGAGTGGATGAGattgatcctggcgatcttctgGTGCCAGGGATGATCCTGGCAATCTCCTTGAGCGACGTGTTCCCCCGGCGctgtctgtaacaccctaattttaaatttcagtatttattaataaattaattggctttagttaaattttctaaggtttattgtgtttagttggcatttaaatcTATTTTTTGttcaataaataattaaaatttatcataggtttaaatttttgttgcattcatgctggtgcatacttttatttgagtgtggttgaattcaaatttgtatttgaattcaaaccttgtttgaattagaaatagaagagaaatagaaatagaaatagaaaaggaaaagctagacccaacccaaaccccaaagcaagcccaaaacccagccaaaacccggcccgttcctccctctcccttcccgcggcCCAATCCCGCTCCGGCCCAGCAGCAGCCCagccttccttttcctttccccgGCCCGCTCCTTTCCTTCCCTGGCAGCCTAGTCCGCGCGCCAGCAGCGCCTCAgccagcccgagccggcccatCCCGCCCGcaagcgccgctgccgctgacgccgtggccccacacgccagcccccttcttccccgccgCGCTGCCGAGATCCTCGCCGCAGTTTTCGCGCGGCCATCCctcgggcacgcacgcctagacccagcgccgccctataagtagcacGCCACGACCCTCTGGGAACCCCATCCCcaagccctggccgccaacgAACCCTAACCCGCTGCCAccgctcgctccgccgcgcaggTGAGCTCGGCTTCGCCGCGAttactcgccgccggcgaccccagaGCCTCCCTGACCGCCGTGGATCCCTCGCAGGCACTCCACGCGTCAATCCGTCGAGTCCAGGAGCACGGAGGAGATCTGCAGCGCCCTCCTCTGCGAAcaccgcccagcgccgccgcggatccTCATCGCCGACCGCCCTGCGCCGCTTCCCCGCTCAATctgagcctcggtgagcaccagttAATCCCCCTGAACCTATTACGCTATTTGGTTAGCCCTTAGCCCGCTCCCGAGGCCAGCacatcgcacgccggcgagctccgtggccgccgagccgccctcgccgtcgaggggcCCGTTCCCAGCCCCGAACTGCCTCCCTGTGGCCTCCAGTGCGTTACGCACGCTACGGCGGAGCTCCACGGCCACAGCAAACCCCGAGCGGACCCCGGGAGCACCGGATTGGCtttccccggcgagctcaccgccgcggggccgtgctccggcgacccagcgccgccgcccgcggtccAGCTCACCCCTAGACGTCCGATCTTGCGTGGGCGAtccagattagatctaggaccaGTCTAATCCTGgccctcagatctagatccaacagcCTCAAGCCACCCATAACGGTTCGGCCTGacctttttgctaaagaacccctgcGCTTTATagaattcaacccgcagtcctggcgCGTTCAAAAATAATAGCGTTCAGGTCCTTTTAttttcaaataaccccctgaccttcctaatattagtacccgcagtccagttaggtctttttgcacgctagcccttagatttaatggttaattgcgttttagttctcggttttagcagaaaaccccctggaacatcagttttcttacaaataagcccctagaacttgtttttagcctagattacgcgttttagctccgtttttagcgttctttatatccacgcgatcgttgtaacgcgtagaatagttttagactagtttaatgtgctgtttttatgtattgatgtactgtttcttagtttttgttagtatttgcttgtatgcttatttttgtgcattgttttggccatgtgttcgtgagtagacgttgatccatctgaggagccccagtaccagtaccaggagcagccttcttccgagcagttcgagcagcagcaggagcagtacgaggaaggcaagtataacatgaacaacctatcatctttaaatacaatttcatactgcattttaatactgtatgcctttaaggatttcctagccagtttatatcctttaaatatacccttgggttgcattttggttagttgtgctaggttgctacgctataacacactcgggtcctttttaattaatttgattaatggtttacttgaacataattctgagagtggcactctgtgtggcttgagtggctcacgtctcgttaaaattggcttttgttagaaacatggtttagggggccagcacggtgcttagtgcttggttggccactctccataaggaccggttcatagagcgacaacctgggacaacagcgctaccacaagactggaatgggacggtcttggcttactaattaggccatgttggttcgggagtaacttaccgacggggcatggggggtggtgagcttcaatggtggccaggctacgaggctggtctgtgtgtcttgtaccccctcgaggtggttaccatcgttgcggagcctgattccttagcggttacaccttaccaacgtgtcctttgtaacggcctcgtagtgagtcgcttgTCATCTCACcgaaggaagtgtgatgaacaactggcgtagctcacgacttgtgggtaaagttgtgcaacctctgcagagtgtaaaactggtatactagccgtgctcacggttatgagcggcccagatcctccttttgattagtgaagttatctctttccgacgagggaggtgcttctcggggtttaccttggtggtttgatttcggtttggttcccagtagtaacatgaataaacttgattaattactatgtaactgggttaatggtaattcatcaactagtagtaaatagcttaaataaaatcttgccaacacttaaaagctaatgcagttgagtcagccaacctagagcctcatagtttgtgttatacttgttgagtacaagttgtgtactcacccttgcctct containing:
- the LOC120667723 gene encoding uncharacterized protein LOC120667723; its protein translation is MRLSKVLMGRGSSLNILYLDTLEAMGIPRGCLRDSPFPFYGILLGMKTYPVGNIDLPVTFGSKTNFRTETLTFEVVDWKGIYHALLGRPAYAKFMANGVITMSCSFEQANVSSREYYDLAITTANSAKLGQLRTTTAECCPDPSKPSQAPAFVSTDETKTVVVDDADPTKTVRIGSQL